From a single Parambassis ranga chromosome 2, fParRan2.1, whole genome shotgun sequence genomic region:
- the LOC114432300 gene encoding uncharacterized protein LOC114432300 yields MGCLSSTHTAVEPLVGAEVQEEETTSKLSGRRDSAVSKGTADSGVVMENTEIPNLPNTVPSNLPPLTSVSVTESQLLQNSTEQNRPTAREILEELRQQGIIIEGQREAGSGAGEAYIIMLDDSEGFRRRYPARLKSLSVKKAPRSREQIDEKMRLAHERRKSKEDTLKTRLRVKSARIRGPTPVCITEEDEDATITPVVPLQLPVSPDRQIGRKAGEEGEWVRRAGGDGREKSGPAPVCTTKGDEDATITPVVPLQLPVSPDRQIGQKAGEEGGWVKDTGGDDSGLPPVCIT; encoded by the exons gaggaaactaCAAGTAAACTCAGCGGTCGTAGGGACTCTGCTGTGTCGAAGGGCACTGCGGACAGCGGGGtggtgatggagaacacagagatcccCAACTTACCCAACACAGTGCCCAGTaaccttcctcctctaacatcagtgagcgtcacagaaa gtcagctgctgcaaaacagCACAGAACAGAACCGTCCAACGGCTAGAGAGATCCTGGAGGAACTGCGTCAGCAGGGAATCATCATAGAAGGGCAGAGAGAGGCCGGCAGTGGCGCAGGAGAGGCCTACATCATCATG ctggatgacagtgaagggttCCGGCGAAGGTACCCTGCCAGACTTAAGTCTCTGAGTGTCAAAAAAGCTCCCCGCAGCAGAGAACagattgatgagaagatgaggctCGCTCATGAGAGAcgcaag TCAAAGGAAGATACGCTCAAAACACGTTTAAGAGTCAAGTCTGCACGTATTCGTGGCCCCACTCCTGTCTGCAtcactgaggaggatgaagatgcaaccattacccctgtggtgccgctgcagttacctgtcagtcctgacagacagattggtcgaaaagctggtgaggaaggagagtgGGTGAGAAGGGCTGGAGGTGACGGCAGGGAAAAAagtggccccgctcctgtctgcaccactaagggtgatgaagatgcaaccattacccctgtggtgccgctgcagttacctgtcagtcctgacagacagattggtcaaaaagctggtgaggaaggagggtgggtgaAAGACACTGGAGGTGACGACAGTGGCCTCcctcctgtctgcatcacataa
- the rbm24a gene encoding RNA-binding protein 24: MHTTQKDTTYTKIFVGGLPYHTTDSSLRKYFEVFGEIEEAVVITDRQTGKSRGYGFVTMADRSAADRACKDPNPIIDGRKANVNLAYLGAKPRVMQPGFTFGVPQIHPAFIQRPYGIPAHYVYPQAFVQPSVVIPHVQPATAAPATASSPYIDYTGAAYAQYSAAAASAAAAAAYEQYPYAASPAATGYVATAGYGYAVQQPLATAAPGSAAAAAAAFGQYQPQQLQADRMQ, translated from the exons ATGCACACCACGCAAAAGGACACGACTTACACGAAGATTTTTGTCGGAGGTCTTCCCTACCACACCACGGATTCAAGTCTCAGGAAATATTTTGAGGTGTTTGGTGAGATTGAAGAAGCGGTGGTCATTACCGACAGGCAGACCGGCAAGTCCAGAGGCTATGGATTT GTGACCATGGCAGATCGTTCGGCCGCAGATCGGGCCTGCAAGGACCCCAACCCGATCATTGATGGCAGGAAGGCCAATGTCAACCTGGCCTACCTGGGGGCCAAGCCACGTGTGATGCAGCCAG GTTTCACATTTGGTGTCCCCCAAATTCACCCTGCATTCATCCAAAGGCCTTATGG CATCCCGGCCCACTATGTGTACCCTCAGGCCTTCGTACAGCCTAGCGTGGTCATCCCACATGTGCAGCCTGCCACTGCTGCACCTGCCACCGCCTCCTCGCCTTATATCGACTACACCGGAGCTGCCTACGCCCAGTATTCTGCAGCCGCAGCCAGTGCCGCTGCTGCGGCCGCATACGAGCAGTATCCTTATGCTGCTTCTCCGGCCGCCACGGGCTACGTGGCCACGGCCGGCTATGGCTACGCAGTCCAGCAGCCTTTAGCCACAGCCGCTCCAGGCTCTGCTGCCGCTGCAGCCGCGGCTTTCGGCCAGTACCAGCCTCAGCAGTTGCAAGCTGACCGCATGCAATAG